TAAAACCTATAGTTCAGTAATAGCTAAGGAAAACATTTATAATATAAATGCttaatttttaataataattaaaaaaaaatatgatttgATGAAAATTACATTTCGTGATCTGGAAAGAGTTTCCAGATTTCACCACGCAGCATTCATCAGGGTTGGTAGAAAGCCCAGGTTTCTACTTAAAGCCCCATGGGTTAGGGCGGGTTAGTCTAGGGTTAGTTTTTTATCTATTTACTCAATAGATACAaaattgaaaattaaatttattagaAATAACTACATTGGCACATATATTAAAGCAAAGTTTTTGTTAACCAAcccaactttaaactaaaaaatctgGCCCAGATGGGATAGTGGATTGCTacctcaccaaccaccactacctccctGATATTGCTACCTCtccaaccaccactacctccctGATATTGCTacctcaccaaccaccactacctccctGATATTGCTacctcaccaaccaccactacctccctGATATTGCTacctcaccaaccaccactacctccctGATATTGCTacctcaccaaccaccactacctccctGATATTGCTacctcaccaaccaccactacctccctGATATTGCTacctcaccaaccaccactacctccctGATATTGCTACCTCtccaaccaccactacctccctGATATTGCTacctcaccaaccaccactacctccctGATATTGCTacctcaccaaccaccactacctccctGATATTGCTacctcaccaaccaccactacctccctGATATTGCTacctcaccaaccaccactacctccctGATATTGCTacctcaccaaccaccactacctccctGATATTGCTacctcaccaaccaccactacctccctGATATTGCTacctcaccaaccaccactacctccctGATATTGCTacctcaccaaccaccactacctccctGATATTGCTacctcaccaaccaccactacctccctGATATTGCTacctcaccaaccaccactacctccctGATATTGCtacctcactaaccacaccacacccctacgcaatcgaatattttaaattcaaatcccgGAGAGAAAATCCCGTAGGTGAATTTGGTCAGTTATTAAGAGGGATCTGTTATAGGGAGGTTCCAATTTGGGAAGATGCACTGTAATATATTAGTAAAGATATTACTTATTATAACCTCACAACAAAAGAATCTCTCACAAAGCTTCCCCATggacaaataaaaaaaaggaatTACTCCCATGAGGCAATGTCTATCTGCAACATTAATTCTGGCAAATCATATCCTCACCACATGCCAAAATTATTGTCAATAATATGATATGAACATGTAATAAAATAATGCTAGACAATTCAATATCATATCTAAAATTTATTAGTCTTCATATATTTCATTCAATATAAACAGACATAATTTGTGCTGAATGACCTATGATGTTTCACACATGGTCAGTCTAACAATCCATCCAAAAGGTAACCGTAAAAGGGATATTTATTCATACAAGTGGGTCTTGAAAGTTTAAAAAAAAGCTTAATAATAAAGTATGAAATTCCTAGTGGATAATCCATAGTACTAGACTGACTTTGAAGATTTTTTAATTTAATATGTTAAATTTGAAGTGAATTGACTAACAGCAAGAAACTTACCGGCTGAAAGCCAGAGGGTCCAGCGAAGGCGTGATGGTATGAGGCAGAAGTACCTGCTAGGGCACTAGAGGCAGCTTGTTGTAAGAACTCGGGTAGATCATTACTTAAGTCCCCTCCTAGGTCACCTCCACTATCTTCCTCTTTGTAACCATCTCCACTCATGTTATATGAATCACGGTTGACATCTCCTGTATCATCTTCCTCCATTTCTACTTTAACAAAAGTGGGTGTTTCTTCCCCTCTATATTGATtagattgttgttgctgttgttcagGTAAGGGCTGTGATGATGAAATAGATGGTTGAGACGATGATTGATGTGTCAATTGTTGTGAGGACTGATGAGATGGTATATGAGAAGCAACAGGAGACTCCGCCGGCGAAGAGTGGGGACGGTTATCACGATCGTCAGTAACATGAGACTCCTGAGATGTTCTAAGAGGGGAAGGGCTTAACCGTTGGCTACCAGGGCTCTTTGgtcttggaggtggtggtggtggtgtgtgcagaCCACTCTGTGGTGGAGGGGGCGGTCTAACATCCTCCCTACCATCTTCACCTTCATCTCTGCGTTTTCTTTTCGATGGTGGGCTTCCATTGCCACCATCTCGTCTGGAAGGGTCAGACCGAGATGGCACCGACATGGCACCTTTCTTAGGAGGTTCATCGTCAGGTACTGCAAGGCCTTTAATTCTCAAATTTTCTGCTGCCTTAATTAAAGAAGCTAAGTCACTTTGTCGCACATTCACTTCACCAAGGTACATATAATCTAGCAAGGCCTCTAGGTCCTCACTTTTTATATCTTTTAACACTATAACAGGGCTCTTGCAAGCAGTCTTGTCAAACATGGCACAGAAGTAATCACTACACGTTGAAAGCACCAACTTGTGCACACTGTAGAATTTGCCATCACATGCCAGAGTGACATCCGTATACGCTTGCTGGAAAAGAAAGATTTTACTGTTAAGAGATAAAAAGAACCGATTTCAAATAAATTTCATACCGCTCCAAATATTAAATTCATGCTCATTTTCCTATTTACATGTGCTTCTGCAAATACATATTCATGTAAATCCATGTGGTGTTCTGCCTGTAACAAAAGCAAACACTGTTTTGTGTACATTGAAAGGACACCAGGTAAAGTCATTTGGTCCATGGAGAGTTGTGCTGTAATGTTGCCGACTCTCCTTATAGACATGATGAATTTGTTAATGTTTGTGTATTTCCTGCTTTATATCTGTTAAGGGACGGATTacgaaaatatgcaataaatgaaaactggttcaatttcaaacttttttgacgagttgtatataaAATTGGGTTcaactggtccaagtctcagcatcgtagcataaataggaagggagaaaaaaaatttgaattatgtgtcaaaattttccaaaatggtaaaaaattaacATGAAACACGTGTCAATTGAAATCATGCCTAtgactatcacaatagcatataataaagtattttaagctatcacaatagcatataataaagtattttaagctatcacattagcatataataaagtatttAACAATTGAGTTTTATGCCCAAAACAATTTTCAAacaaaaaaaatgattttttttctcgaatttttctcattttttatcagctgatttgcatgaaacttatacatctTACAGAATATAAGCCTTTCAGTAAGAGtgcaaattttggaggaaattggttgaaatCAACCACAGGTGGCAGAATGTTTGATCTTATTTATTGTCAAGTAACAAAATTAGCTCTCCTCTTTCATTTTTTTCAATTTAATGAAATTTACATCTTATATGTAGAGTTGACGTCTCTACAAACTTTATAAAACACTTTATTCCtatgttcatttattgattttataaatatttgcaaacatgaaatattggcataTATTTTTGGGGAACTTGGGACTTTGGACTTTTTGGGACTACttgcattagtaaaactaaaaatattttggataatcCTTTTTATAAAAATCCTTTAATATGTGCTAATAAGATAGacgagtgtcatagaaatgatttcatttgaaaaTTGTGGTTGCAGAGTATTATTGAATGTGTAAAATTCACTGAAAAAAAATCCCTTCCTTTCTGTTTAGGGTGCGATACTGAAACAGAACAGTTGCAGCCCTtcttatatacaactagtaaaaaaagTTTGGTTTATATTAAACATTTCAAAATAATGTAATAAACCCCTTTATCAAGGTGGTATAACTATTACAGTATTTACAAAGATTATTTCATTGATCTGTGATTAAACAGTACATGTAATTAATCTGCAAGTGACTAAAGAAATTATTCATTATAAAATTTATTCTATTTTGTcattcagtcttggaaattgaatctattattcattttatttctaacaagagaaatggacCATGTAGTCAAATTTGGTCTTTCCATTCCCTCCTCCCAAATTACAAAAACACTTGGCTGTAGCAGTTTTGATCAGTAAATGAGTTAAATATTTAAGTTTAACAAACAGAACTTTAATTTTTATAATAAGTAATAAAAGCTTCATATCAGTAGGAAGATGCTTTCTTGaaaaattttaaatataaattaatggaGCTATATTGCTCGTCATAAACCTTGCACTGTTCTGCAAAATctgaagtacagtactgtacttaaagTTTGAGTCGGTACAATGAGGCTTTCTTCATTTATTAATGGAAAGTTGGCAATAGTTAATAAAATTAACATGACAAAAACCACACCATTAAAAACTCCTATTGAAGATACTTATaacaaatatgaaaataaaaagtCATAGTAGAACACATTTTTAATAAAGCAACTTTGGTAGACCTGTAAACACAAtaccatacatatatacatacatacaacagAAAATTGAAGACATCTTACCTTGTCCCTGAGCACACCCAAAATGTGAAGAAACGTGGAACGATGATTGTTCCACTTTAAGGAAAGTAGCTCCTCCATGTTAACCTGAAAAAATAAAATGCTGAAACAAAGCACAATTTCAACAAAATACATCAATTGCTAAAGATAATGAAGTAAACACAAATTTACAAACCATCCCATCCTGCTGCTATTCTATCCTTAGGCAGAACAGTACCCTTACTTTAGATTTTATGAATCCATCATATGTGActaaagaataaaggtaactgcagaaggcctatttgcccatacgagAAAACACAAAACATAACATATTTAAGATCAATTCCTGGCTTTCTAAAAACAAACCATTCAAATATAACAAAGACACGATGACAAATCAAAAAAACCTCAGCTATAATGACAAAATTATATGAGGCTCTAGATCTATTGGCCTAAGGAAGGCAGCTCATAATtatacccactcactcactcatataCATACCTAACTTGTTTGGAacaatccaccaagcctgtacctACAGTAATACATTACCCAGTAATTTCTTCTATACAGTATATCAACAACCCCACTTACAAATCAGTATACACAATGTATACCAATGTATACCACCTCAGTGTATACAATGAAATCTCAATAACATGATGTATCTAAAAGAAGATCTTTGAAACAAGGCAGTGGAATTGTCAGTCCTGGATTACTCCAGGTGTAAGATGTGTAAAAGTAACAAACCAGAGTTGGCCCCAACTCTCAAGAAATTTGGAGGCACTCTACTCCAAAGATTTTCTCATTTACCAAGGTGTTTTCTGAATCTAAGATTGTTTAATTTGTGTTGAACTGTTCTGGGTGTTGAAATCAGagtttatatacagtatttagcaTCCTATTAATACAGTAGGGTTTATGTAATTCTAAGAATCACTGTTTTGTTAACCACTGAATTAGATACCACTGTTAAGATAAAATTATATTTCCTTTTGCAGAGGTAATTGAGGACAGCACACTAGGCCAGTATAACTACAGTATATAATTTTTGGCAGGCAAGAAAAAAAATCACTAATCAGCTGCCTCTTCAACCAGCCTAACTTCATCTTATGAGTGAATTAGccctgaaaataaacaaaaacatgTTTGATATGAAATGGTAGACTAATCTGACCTAAAGAATTGCATACACAAATATTATTCAGAAAAAAcactaagtaaaaaaaaaaattgtctgctATTGGACCTCATCTTCAAACTGATTAGCAGAGCACATTCCCTATGCCAAAGAGATCAGTCTCTCAATCTGGCAGTAATAAGAATGCAACACACAAATTATAAGGATTAAGCCAGcccaggaccttcaaccagtgaagcctcacaCCAGCCCAgggccttcaaccagtgaagcctcacaaGCCAGCgcaggaccttcaaccagtgaggcctcacaagccagcccaggaccttcaaccagtgaagcctcacaCCAGCccgggaccttcaaccagtgaggcctcacaagccagcccaggaccttcaaccagtgaagcctcacaaGCCAGCgcaggaccttcaaccagtgaagcctcacaaGCCAGCgcaggaccttcaaccagtgaggcctcacaagccagCCCagggccttcaaccagtgaggcctcacaagccagcccaggaccttcaaccagtgaggcctcacaagccagcccaggaccttcaaccagtgaagcctcacaaGCCAGCCCAgggccttcaaccagtgaagcctcacaaGCCAGCgcaggaccttcaaccagtgaggcctcacaagccagcccaggaccttcaaccagtgaagcctcacaaGCCAGCgcaggaccttcaaccagtgaagcctcacaaGCCAGCgcaggaccttcaaccagtgaggcctcacaagccagCCCAgggccttcaaccagtgaagcctcacaCCAGCCCAgggccttcaaccagtgaagcctcacaaGCCAGCgcaggaccttcaaccagtgaggcctcacaagccagcccaggaccttcaaccagtgaagcctcacaaGCCAGCgcaggaccttcaaccagtgaggcctcacaagccagcccaggaccttcaaccagtgaggccccaCAAGCCAGcccaggaccttcaaccagtgaggcctcacaagccagcccaggaccttcaaccagtgaggcctcacaagccagcccaggaccttcaaccagtaAAGCCTCACAAGCCAGCctgggaccttcaaccagtgaagcctcacaaGCCAGcccaggaccttcaaccagtaAAGCCTCACAAGCCAGCctgggaccttcaaccagtgaagcctcacaaGCCAGTccaggaccttcaaccagtaAAGCCTCACAAGCCAGCctgggaccttcaaccagtgaagcctcacaaGCCAGCctgggaccttcaaccagtgaagcctcacaaGCCAGCctgggaccttcaaccagtgaagcctcacaaGCCAGCctgggaccttcaaccagtgaagcctcacaaGCCAGcccaggaccttcaaccagtgaagcctcacaaGCCAGCccgggaccttcaaccagtgaagccagcccaggaccttcaaccagtgaagcatgccgaggaccttcaaccagtgaagccagcccaggaccttcaaccagtgaagcctcacaaGCCAGCccgggaccttcaaccagtgaagccagcccaggaccttcaaccagtgaagcacgccgaggaccttcaaccagtgaagccagcccaggaccttcaaccagtgaagcctcacaaGCCAGcccaggaccttcaaccagtaAAGCCTCACAAGCCAGcccaggaccttcaaccagtgaagcctcacaaGCCAAcccaggaccttcaaccagtgaagcctcacaaGCCAGCttgggaccttcaaccagtgaagcctcacaaGCCAGCCCAGGACCTTCAGCCAGTGAAGCCTCACAAGCAAGtaaaggaccttcaaccagtgaggcctcacaagccagcccaggaccttcaaccagtgaagcctcacaaGCCAGcccaggaccttcaaccagtgaagcctcacaaGCAAGTAAAGGACCtttaaccagtgaggcctcacaagccagcccaggaccttcaaccagtgaagcctcacaaGCCAGCCCAGGACCTTTAACCAGTAAAGCCTCACAAGCAAGtaaaggaccttcaaccagtgaggcctcacaagccaaCAAACAAATTTCCACCAGTGAAGCCTCACAAGCCAGcccaggaccttcaaccagtgaggcctcacaagccagcccaggaccttcaaccagtgaagcctcacaaGCCAGcccaggaccttcaaccagtgaagcctcacaaGCCAGcccaggaccttcaaccagtgaagcctcacaaGCCAGcccaggaccttcaaccagtgaggctttagCATTTCCATATAATTCGGATAAGCGAGATTATACGGTACATCATGCAGACTCACGGCATTGTGAACTGTTTGGAGAATATAATACAAGATAATACAATAACATGTTAACAAAATGTCACTTAGACAGCAGGTAGTTTGCATAAGGATTTTTGAAGCACATTGAAGTTACACTAAATgattacaacatacaaaataatgcATTTAAACAAGACTTCATAGGCAAACCTACGTTTATGCAAATACCTGTGCACCAAGTTACTGTAGCCCATACCAGTTGTgctttgtatttatatatttatatataacccaATTGCTGTTCAAGCACCTGGTTTCACACTTGAGTGCTGCTATTTAGAGCACTTTAGTCCTGAAATATTTGAAAGTTAAATATTTGTAAAGTGCTAAAATTAAATTAGTCCAACTTCCCTACAAATCAATCTATAACAATGCCCGCATAAGACTAAGATAATATACAGTACAATTGATTTTGAATGCACTGTAAACTCGCCCCTAAAGATTTATTATGTAGCATCTATTCAACCAATATTCCTATTAAACAAAGATTCCTCCTTCCGCCATCAATAGTTTACCATCAAATATTATCAACCAAATGAACAGCGTACCGGAAAAACATTTCCTATTTCGAAAATCATTATCAAAATAGTGGTTATCCCGGTAAATGTGAGCAAGGTAACGTCAGTGTTGAGAGGACCCCGAGGGAAGTCCGCCTGGCTCTTATGTCCACCACAATACAATCATAACTACACTACAACAATCATTATAACCACTACAATATATCAAGAAATATGCTCCATAAAGACTAATTGAGTAGTATAAGCGTCTAGAgtaggagagtgagggagtgtcagGCGGGCGTGAGGCGGCCCGTGTCGGGGGCGGTCCACCTCAGCCTCCACCCCCAAGCATCTACCATCATAAcacgcttctctctctctacgtTACAAGTTCCCCGCATCATTAACAGCATCGCGACAGCTACAAGACAAGTCTTACAATACCTGACAACAAAAGAGTCGCGCGGGAGACCTAGAAATGGCTAAAAACTAACCTTCTAGGACTAGACGCTGGACTCCATCACATGGACACTTCGGCCATTTTCTTCCCCGCTCCCGCTCGCGTCGCCGCCGGTGTTGCCAACCCCGGCCGCCCGCTCGCTCATTCCGCTACATTACTATTTTCTCCTCTCTTACCTTCAATACTATACAATTACGATAATGAATAAGTCAAGTAAAACAGTTTCAAGATATTCAAGTTATATATAATGCTAAAATGTCTGCGTTACACAGATCGGAAAAGAAATTGCTCCATAATTGAAGGTGAATGAACGTTCATTCAAAATTATATTGATCCGGAAGGCGAAAATGGAGGAACAACTGAGAGTTCACTGGCTACTATAATATGTTTGGGGAACATAAGCCACTCTTTGTATTACATGTTCAGTCACATAATCTGATAACATGCTGCAGAAGAAACCTTTACCCGGCATCATATGTCATATGCCAAGTTCCTCATTTGGAAATTTCTGGAGCCGGTCTTTGTGTTGAATGTAGGATTGAACAGTGGAAGAATACAAAAATTTTGAAGAAGCCAATCCTCCAGTTGTCACGTTACAAAAATTttatactaaattgcccgaatctAACCTAATCGAGAACCCACGcaaagaaaacttttttttttttagctactATGATATGGTGAACCCCAGGGAACAACACACCCCGCTTTTCACATGCGatatggcctgggttcgtatcctggccggggaggattgactatcttcttgaggttatgttgagaagatttcggggcttagcgtcccagtggcccggtcctcgaccaggcctcctttctagacaaactgaaggaatggtccaacaaatggctactaaagttcaacccaagtaaatgtaaggtactgAAACTAGGAGgctagacactggataccgaatgggagatgaagtccttcacgaaacggacagagaaagatctaggagttgatatcacgccaaacctgtctcctgaagctcacatgaaaagaataacatcagcggcctatgcaaggctggctaacatcacaactattttcagaaacctgtgtaaggaatccttcagaaccttgtataccacatatgtaaggccaatcctggagtatgcagccccagcatggagcctgtaccttgtcaagcacaagacgaagctggaaaaaggttagaggtatgccactaggctagtcccagaactaagaggcatgagttatgaggaaaggctacgtgaactgcacctcacgtcgctggaagacagaagagttcgagGAGACATgagcaccacatacaaaattctcaggcgaattgacaaggtggacaaagatgGATTATATAACACGAGTGGTAcactcacaaggggacacaggtgaaagcggagttcccaaatgagccacagagacattagaaagaactttttcagtgccagagtagttagtaaatggaatgcactaggaagtgacgtggtggaggctgactccatacacagtttcaaatgtagatatgatagagtccagtaggctcaggaatctgtacaccagttgattgacagctgagaggcaggaccaaagagctttGGCTCAACCGGCCGGCCGGTTGAGTTGGGCTCAAGGGTCTGGGTACCTCATTTTCGATTCAGATGTCCACTCCACCACACGCTTGTGTGGTGGAGTGCATCCCTGCCTGCTGGtgccccccatcccccccgtcgGGATGGACCCAGCGGTCTACGGACTTCATGCATCGATTTTACCAAAGATTTCTAATTACCACCCTTAATTCAATTTAATGTGAAAGTACATTGTTGGATGAAGAATTTATTTTGCCACCATGCCTGAGTTTCCTTATGCTAACGCCCCCATTTCCACAGAATCGTCAAGGCGGGGACACCCCTGCCCTCTGGGACAAGGAAGAGAGTGCGACCCACGGCTACGCGGGGATGCAGCGTGCCGGGGCGTGAAAAACAACATGCGCGCCCGTGTCGATGGACGCATGTTGAGTTGGACTCctcggttgttgttgttgttttagattcagctactcagaacaataagttccagtagcacggggtatggtgagcccgtaagtggaggctctttggagccattatctgtatcagtggccgatactagagatctggcgatggatgggggtcttcatgatggtttttagcctggagggctggctataccagttatggagttgGTGggattagtgtagacctctaggttttccgttttttctttgtcggcgtctttggctgagcagtgctgtcgttggagttagGCGACGTGGCCTACATGAGGatgtcttgaaccgtgtaggtgtcgtatttgtgatgcggcggtggagctcatactatgatttcctcgtctgaggagtccgtaacctccgttgtgggcgtttttgtctttcgcctcgcagactTAGGTAGCTTTAGGTGACGTtaattggtggttgtagctatttcaggagcgctggtggtgctgttatcgtttgtagacaacaagtctgctagcgcggctgctgagatagtgatggtaggagtgttgggagctggtgaaggaattacctctgtttgtgtcgcccgggtcatgggcggttctggagtcggtgttgaagttgaccacctggtcgtcctggtggtagtctccggagtggtagaggaggcagtgagatttacgctagtggctatgatgggggccaggccattgtctatgtataatgcgtttagttcactgacaaagcgctggttgtctggtcctgcaagcctttccgctaatctaataagaccagggataatgccagcaCGTGATGCAGGGCATCAGTTATGAAGCGAAGGAGTGaagtgaaggagcctgtgggacccaatgagaaggctgtgtcgcctgctgggaggagccacatgttggtaagactggaaagtcttctggtcgattagtgagagctaaggtggtatgttgaacgcttggggctctggtcgaggaggtagaagggttgtttctcttggcttcaacctgggccttgatgctttcctgtctgcgggggcagcggtaggaaattgcgaggtgattgccatcacagagcaagcagtgatggactgttgccttgcatatggagtagtgatggtccagtgcgcacaagCTACACCTCTGGACAGGGTCCTGACACTtattggtcgggtgggagagctcgtagcacttaaagcactgctggatctcatggtatcgttcctttcttatttggtggggtggtatttttaggccgaagcagtagaatccttgtgtggtagcctgggtggccgcagctatggtggtgaacgtaatcttccttgatgttttgtcggtgttgcagaactctaggttgaataccgacaggtttggattttcgtcctcgatattgtccatgatatgatgttgaagtcggtcagcgatccactggctggtcctgctggtaaaaacagttcttctggCCAGGAActaacgtgggaagtgaggatgtaggtggtgttctttgcgaagaatggcatcgttagtgacgagtttttctagctcctcttcacatgaaaagaagagcacgatatcttcaccttcctgactaatgtcagcgggttcgaggccagttacgtccttcaggaccttcaaAGTATTGCTTCTCCCGATGAGCctgaccgtcaagtggagtcgctctgaccttaagaagtttgggtcgcattgtgaccacactgctccttgtgatgtgttggcgggagatgtctcccctgtCTGGCTGGATTCCTCGGTCTCGGTATCTCAATTCATGAGTCTGATGTCCTCAGAGGTCCTCTCTGATATCCTCTGACTCCGATGTCCTCTCCACCACACGCATGTACGATGGAATGCGCCCTGCcggtgccttccccccccccttccccccgtcgGGATGGACTCGGTGGTCTACGGTCTGCTTATATACTTTGTATATACACGtggtagcctcggctaccatcgtcttttgtatGGTAACTgacggtcgagcggttaaggtaccgtgtacaccagttgcattgtgctcctggctgtctgggttcaagtcacttctgggatgtggagttttcattcgcatgtatgcttggggaccattca
The DNA window shown above is from Procambarus clarkii isolate CNS0578487 chromosome 82, FALCON_Pclarkii_2.0, whole genome shotgun sequence and carries:
- the LOC123764392 gene encoding protein bric-a-brac 1 isoform X6, whose translation is MIFEIGNVFPVNMEELLSLKWNNHRSTFLHILGVLRDKQAYTDVTLACDGKFYSVHKLVLSTCSDYFCAMFDKTACKSPVIVLKDIKSEDLEALLDYMYLGEVNVRQSDLASLIKAAENLRIKGLAVPDDEPPKKGAMSVPSRSDPSRRDGGNGSPPSKRKRRDEGEDGREDVRPPPPPQSGLHTPPPPPPRPKSPGSQRLSPSPLRTSQESHVTDDRDNRPHSSPAESPVASHIPSHQSSQQLTHQSSSQPSISSSQPLPEQQQQQSNQYRGEETPTFVKVEMEEDDTGDVNRDSYNMSGDGYKEEDSGGDLGGDLSNDLPEFLQQAASSALAGTSASYHHAFAGPSGFQPDVSGWQGDSQSLPGSFSGLGFQPSTQDNPPGNALCHPSLLPQLPHHQAGGSDGVDCPICGVHFSGKYHKYNLKRHLDIHRGVRPYSCKHCGHQFNRRHNLDRHMERVHSLPSHSHTSASVNLSILEEATSHHSQPPTTTVAHVDVMEQTHSFQSHMTASTSRSVDVLEQVHSIHSHPPTSTNGNSNMMAQNAT
- the LOC123764392 gene encoding broad-complex core protein isoforms 1/2/3/4/5 isoform X19, with translation MIFEIGNVFPVNMEELLSLKWNNHRSTFLHILGVLRDKQAYTDVTLACDGKFYSVHKLVLSTCSDYFCAMFDKTACKSPVIVLKDIKSEDLEALLDYMYLGEVNVRQSDLASLIKAAENLRIKGLAVPDDEPPKKGAMSVPSRSDPSRRDGGNGSPPSKRKRRDEGEDGREDVRPPPPPQSGLHTPPPPPPRPKSPGSQRLSPSPLRTSQESHVTDDRDNRPHSSPAESPVASHIPSHQSSQQLTHQSSSQPSISSSQPLPEQQQQQSNQYRGEETPTFVKVEMEEDDTGDVNRDSYNMSGDGYKEEDSGGDLGGDLSNDLPEFLQQAASSALAGTSASYHHAFAGPSGFQPDVSGWQGDSQSLPGSFSGLGFQPSTQDNPPGGCSYLGEGAAMAAPWRDEAEGGEGSSVCGVCGREFRGRRSQRTFNLKQHLSIHAGLRPFQCPLCTLAFNRKSHLKGHLLSRHGTTLPQ
- the LOC123764392 gene encoding protein abrupt isoform X1, which gives rise to MIFEIGNVFPVNMEELLSLKWNNHRSTFLHILGVLRDKQAYTDVTLACDGKFYSVHKLVLSTCSDYFCAMFDKTACKSPVIVLKDIKSEDLEALLDYMYLGEVNVRQSDLASLIKAAENLRIKGLAVPDDEPPKKGAMSVPSRSDPSRRDGGNGSPPSKRKRRDEGEDGREDVRPPPPPQSGLHTPPPPPPRPKSPGSQRLSPSPLRTSQESHVTDDRDNRPHSSPAESPVASHIPSHQSSQQLTHQSSSQPSISSSQPLPEQQQQQSNQYRGEETPTFVKVEMEEDDTGDVNRDSYNMSGDGYKEEDSGGDLGGDLSNDLPEFLQQAASSALAGTSASYHHAFAGPSGFQPDVSGWQGDSQSLPGSFSGLGFQPSTQDNPPGIGAELLGNVCKVCGKVFNGRNWKQNLEYHFLTHTKEKPFKCPICPHRSALKYNLIRHIRNRHRDLLTSALLNRPCESDGAEEVDMLTSHGNQISYQESEILLGPRSEIANLAVEIPLTLGNHTAPSQEVQALPSGDSNVSPNRDVRISHSQEIQINHQESFMASNHEICTSSGQELNIHLNRELNVALGREANTSVNREINIHSSREVANNLSHEMNVHTIHEAGIPLHQETRVFSSQELQILPNQQGQILINQESQLHPK
- the LOC123764392 gene encoding broad-complex core protein isoforms 1/2/3/4/5 isoform X10, with amino-acid sequence MIFEIGNVFPVNMEELLSLKWNNHRSTFLHILGVLRDKQAYTDVTLACDGKFYSVHKLVLSTCSDYFCAMFDKTACKSPVIVLKDIKSEDLEALLDYMYLGEVNVRQSDLASLIKAAENLRIKGLAVPDDEPPKKGAMSVPSRSDPSRRDGGNGSPPSKRKRRDEGEDGREDVRPPPPPQSGLHTPPPPPPRPKSPGSQRLSPSPLRTSQESHVTDDRDNRPHSSPAESPVASHIPSHQSSQQLTHQSSSQPSISSSQPLPEQQQQQSNQYRGEETPTFVKVEMEEDDTGDVNRDSYNMSGDGYKEEDSGGDLGGDLSNDLPEFLQQAASSALAGTSASYHHAFAGPSGFQPDVSGWQGDSQSLPGSFSGLGFQPSTQDNPPGTHPVHHHALPQQQQPPPPQAHYQHSPAPSTAMVSPVQEELTDVNCRFCSKPFHGRYAKYNLKRHLMIHRGEKPFVCPYCPHRANQKGNLKYHILSVHPGLPASQVLTPMDDMDVTAKNENYASSFGDWGRRDEQQ